From the genome of Cognaticolwellia beringensis, one region includes:
- a CDS encoding energy transducer TonB, with translation MSGKDQIRRLPPKQENSVKPIYRVEPKYPAKAAAESIEGSVVLKFDIDRTGMVKNVEVVNGSPAYVFDKVAKTALEQWQYEPSNSYHKNNLVQLDFAMNENSAKRESLIEQVKVTK, from the coding sequence CTGTCTGGAAAAGATCAAATACGAAGACTGCCACCTAAGCAGGAAAATTCGGTAAAACCTATTTACAGAGTTGAGCCAAAATATCCTGCTAAGGCTGCGGCAGAAAGTATTGAAGGTTCAGTAGTATTAAAGTTCGATATTGACCGCACTGGCATGGTGAAAAATGTTGAAGTGGTTAACGGCTCACCCGCCTACGTGTTCGATAAAGTCGCAAAAACTGCACTAGAGCAATGGCAATATGAGCCATCAAACTCGTATCACAAAAATAACCTCGTTCAATTAGATTTTGCCATGAATGAAAATTCAGCTAAGCGGGAAAGTTTAATTGAACAAGTTAAAGTGACAAAATAG
- a CDS encoding zinc-binding dehydrogenase produces MPNTDILPALKVPKTMRAIVLPEANEAIRLNNAELKVPECSENELLIKVEYVGLNPLDAQYAKTGFCHWQYPHVLGLDAVGIVVNAPKGIYPNIGARVMWHASMGEQGVLSEYAKVPNYAVSVVPESVKPEQAAALPCAGMTALISLDKLQITEGDTLLIEAGAGAVGQIAIQFAKQRGADVFTTAAKRNHKLVKSLGADTVFDYQDKNLCQKIRRELGPQGFDAVLDSLGGEVTARNIELMRFCGRIACLKPLPVFEQELLFRKAPNISIVSLAGAWLANSLCAQQRMSFMSNLLLESVAKDELKVPEIDLIEFNAEHISTALKTQLAGGFTGKQVVKVSID; encoded by the coding sequence ATGCCAAATACAGATATTTTACCAGCACTCAAAGTACCTAAAACTATGCGAGCCATTGTTTTACCCGAAGCTAACGAAGCAATTCGGTTAAATAATGCTGAGCTAAAAGTACCTGAATGCAGTGAAAACGAACTTTTAATAAAAGTAGAGTATGTTGGCCTAAATCCTCTAGATGCACAATATGCAAAAACCGGGTTTTGTCATTGGCAATATCCACATGTGCTTGGTTTAGACGCTGTTGGTATAGTCGTTAACGCGCCGAAAGGTATTTATCCCAATATCGGCGCACGTGTTATGTGGCATGCGAGTATGGGTGAACAAGGCGTACTCAGTGAATACGCCAAAGTCCCTAACTATGCCGTATCTGTTGTGCCAGAAAGTGTCAAACCAGAACAGGCAGCAGCACTACCTTGTGCTGGTATGACTGCATTGATTTCACTCGACAAATTACAAATTACGGAGGGTGATACTTTATTAATTGAAGCAGGTGCTGGCGCAGTAGGCCAAATTGCGATTCAATTTGCTAAACAACGTGGTGCCGATGTATTTACCACTGCAGCGAAACGAAATCATAAATTAGTCAAGTCTTTAGGGGCTGACACCGTCTTTGATTATCAAGATAAAAACCTTTGTCAGAAAATTCGCCGAGAACTGGGACCACAAGGTTTTGATGCGGTACTCGACTCCCTTGGTGGTGAAGTTACCGCCCGCAATATCGAACTCATGCGTTTTTGTGGTCGCATTGCTTGTTTAAAACCATTACCTGTATTTGAACAAGAATTACTGTTTAGAAAGGCACCTAACATTAGCATAGTATCGCTTGCTGGTGCATGGCTAGCCAATAGTTTATGTGCACAACAGCGAATGAGTTTTATGAGTAATTTACTGCTTGAAAGTGTCGCTAAAGATGAGTTAAAAGTACCGGAAATTGATCTCATCGAATTTAATGCAGAGCATATTTCTACAGCGCTGAAAACTCAGTTAGCCGGTGGTTTCACTGGCAAACAAGTGGTAAAAGTCAGCATAGACTAA
- a CDS encoding TolC family protein has translation MTKLGQKLLKKSFTASAILAVVFLSGCASKIDTVQEQNLVSELIAKANIASELSGKLSAEDEINWWIKLDSSQLNQLVADALANNYDLQTSQLTLKSALARLGEQKAQYLPQGGVAIGAKRSDVISTYDRQSSANLALNWQLDLFGRITALVDAANASAMSQAEQVRLLQIEVVSSVVKGFVSYQGNVEKQHIIAMQIDALTQGIDVLQARVDEGVANDLDLNRTMAQLRQQQALIPAIKYAKYRDLSTLAVLTGRLAQDVKLADEQAILAHEFNVTLSEPNNAIALRPDISRAIYDFSQANSLSVSASKALLPDISLSGFAGVLSINSTGFSDTQQQWQVAPQLQWSILSYPALLAQRDAQQFLSEAAYSDYQQVVLKALSESELALQLLVNQAQQKRFADERYGFANNAFLQAEAMYQEGQIPYLELLDARQDVLIAQENAVDLTISSMLAKVNAYQSFNGQWSYALNHTNK, from the coding sequence ATGACTAAATTAGGACAAAAACTGCTTAAAAAAAGCTTTACAGCAAGTGCGATTTTAGCCGTTGTGTTTTTATCAGGCTGTGCGAGTAAAATTGACACTGTTCAAGAGCAAAACCTTGTTAGCGAGTTAATCGCTAAAGCCAACATTGCGAGCGAGTTAAGTGGCAAGTTAAGCGCTGAAGATGAAATAAACTGGTGGATAAAGCTTGATTCAAGTCAGCTAAACCAATTAGTAGCAGACGCGTTAGCCAATAACTACGATTTACAAACCAGTCAATTAACGTTGAAAAGTGCCTTAGCACGACTAGGCGAACAAAAAGCGCAATACTTACCGCAAGGTGGTGTTGCCATTGGTGCAAAACGTAGTGATGTGATTTCTACTTATGATCGTCAATCAAGCGCTAATTTAGCACTTAACTGGCAATTAGATTTATTTGGACGAATTACCGCCTTGGTTGATGCAGCAAATGCATCGGCCATGAGCCAAGCGGAACAAGTACGTTTATTACAAATAGAAGTCGTATCTTCTGTAGTAAAAGGTTTCGTGAGCTATCAAGGTAATGTTGAAAAGCAGCACATAATTGCCATGCAAATTGATGCACTTACGCAAGGCATTGATGTATTGCAAGCACGGGTTGATGAAGGCGTAGCTAACGATCTCGATTTAAACAGAACCATGGCCCAACTTAGGCAGCAGCAAGCATTAATACCGGCGATTAAATACGCTAAATATCGCGATTTATCGACCTTAGCCGTACTTACCGGCCGTTTAGCGCAAGATGTTAAGTTAGCTGATGAACAAGCTATTTTAGCGCATGAGTTTAATGTAACGCTTAGTGAACCTAATAACGCCATTGCCCTTAGACCTGATATTAGCCGTGCAATTTATGACTTTAGTCAAGCGAATAGCTTAAGTGTTTCAGCAAGCAAAGCATTATTACCAGACATAAGCTTGAGCGGATTTGCCGGCGTTCTGAGTATAAACAGCACAGGCTTTAGCGATACACAACAGCAGTGGCAAGTAGCGCCGCAACTTCAGTGGTCAATTCTCAGTTACCCGGCGCTTTTAGCACAACGAGATGCACAACAATTTTTAAGTGAAGCCGCTTATAGTGATTACCAACAAGTCGTGCTTAAGGCACTCAGTGAGAGCGAACTTGCTCTACAATTGTTGGTTAATCAAGCCCAGCAAAAACGCTTTGCCGATGAACGCTATGGCTTTGCTAACAATGCATTTTTACAAGCAGAAGCCATGTACCAAGAAGGGCAAATTCCTTACTTAGAGTTGTTAGATGCACGTCAGGATGTTTTAATAGCACAAGAAAATGCAGTTGATTTAACCATTTCATCCATGCTTGCGAAAGTAAACGCCTACCAGTCGTTTAACGGGCAATGGAGCTATGCTTTAAATCATACGAATAAATAG
- a CDS encoding efflux RND transporter permease subunit — MNFSHFFIQRPIFAAVLSLIILIGGGISLFQLPISEYPEVVPPTVVVSASYPGANPTVIAQTVATPLEQEINGTENMLYMFSQATSDGRMTLTVTFALGTDLDRAQVQVQNRVNSALPRLPEEVQRLGVVAEKSSPDLTMVVHLYSPEKTHDTAYLSNYADLNIKDEIARLPGVGDIRLFGGGKYAMRVWLNPDVLASRGLTATDVVTALRAQNQQVAAGSLGAQPISNDSQFQILLNVKGRLNSIEEFEQVIIKVGEQGQLTRLSDVARVELGQDSYSLRAELDNQPALAMPIFQRPGSNAIELSDQVRETMARLSKDFPAGVEYDIVYDPTVFVRGSIDAVITTLLEAIALVVIVVIVFLQTWRASIIPLIAVPVSLIGTFAVMQWLGVSINTLSLFGLVLAIGIVVDDAIVVVENVERNIEKGLSPLEATRVAMTEVTGPIIAIALVLCAVFIPTAFITGLSGQFYKQFALTITISTIISAFNSLTLSPALAALLLKPHDAKPDAFTRLLNKLFGRWLFTPFNRVFNRGAKGYEKLVQKLIRMTVVVMVAYIALVGGTIKLFDAVPGGFIPQQDKQYLVAIAQLPDAASLDRTQDVLAQMQRIALDVPGVAHTVAFPGLSVNGFTNSPNSGIVFTPLDSFDKRNDPSLSAQAIAAQLNQRFAAIDEAFVAVFPPPPIQGLGTTGGFKLQIEDRANKGFEALFNSLQAVIGKAQKDPALMGLYSSFRIQVPQMDIDIDREQALIQGIPLNEVFDALQIYLGSVYVNDFNLFGRTYQVNAQADADFRLDPEQILNLKVRNRAGNMVPLGSVLTVTPAIGPDRVMHYNGYPSAELNGSPAPGFSSDQAQLAIEKVLADTLPAGIEYEWTEVTYQQVLAGNTMVYIFPLVVLLVFMVLAAQYESLRLPLAIILIVPMTIFSALLGVWFVGSDNNIFTQIALIVLVALASKNAILMVEFAKDRHDNGLSHLEAILEACRMRLRPILMTSIAFTAGVVPLVLATGAGAEMRHAMGNAVFSGMIGVTVFGLLFTPVFYMLVTSKKAKVQEISHD, encoded by the coding sequence ATGAATTTTTCTCACTTTTTTATTCAGCGCCCTATTTTTGCGGCCGTACTATCGCTCATTATTTTGATCGGTGGTGGTATTTCATTATTCCAATTACCGATCAGTGAATACCCTGAAGTTGTACCGCCTACGGTTGTTGTATCGGCTAGTTATCCTGGCGCAAACCCAACCGTTATTGCACAAACAGTAGCCACACCACTTGAGCAAGAGATTAACGGCACTGAAAACATGCTGTATATGTTTTCACAAGCCACCAGTGATGGCCGCATGACCTTAACGGTTACCTTTGCATTAGGTACCGATTTAGACCGAGCACAAGTGCAAGTACAAAACCGTGTAAACAGTGCATTACCGCGTTTACCTGAAGAAGTTCAGCGTTTAGGTGTAGTCGCCGAGAAGTCATCACCTGACTTAACCATGGTAGTACATTTATATTCACCTGAAAAAACGCACGATACCGCTTATTTATCTAACTATGCCGATTTAAACATTAAAGATGAAATTGCGCGTTTACCGGGCGTTGGCGACATCCGCTTATTTGGCGGTGGTAAATATGCAATGCGTGTATGGTTAAACCCAGATGTACTGGCATCACGTGGACTTACCGCGACGGATGTTGTTACGGCTTTACGTGCTCAAAACCAACAAGTAGCTGCAGGTAGTTTAGGTGCGCAACCTATTTCGAATGACAGCCAATTTCAAATATTATTAAATGTTAAAGGTCGATTAAATAGCATTGAAGAATTTGAACAAGTTATTATTAAAGTCGGTGAGCAAGGTCAGTTAACCCGTTTATCTGACGTGGCTCGTGTTGAATTAGGCCAAGACTCATACTCGCTTAGAGCTGAGCTTGATAACCAACCCGCTTTAGCTATGCCTATTTTTCAACGTCCGGGCTCAAATGCTATCGAACTGTCTGATCAAGTACGTGAAACCATGGCGCGCTTATCAAAAGATTTTCCTGCCGGTGTTGAATACGACATTGTATACGACCCAACAGTATTCGTACGTGGCTCTATTGACGCGGTTATCACCACATTACTAGAGGCTATTGCGCTTGTTGTTATAGTTGTTATTGTATTTTTGCAAACATGGCGTGCGTCTATCATTCCATTAATTGCCGTACCTGTTTCATTGATTGGTACCTTTGCTGTCATGCAATGGCTAGGTGTATCGATAAATACTCTGTCACTATTTGGCCTAGTGCTCGCCATCGGTATTGTGGTTGATGACGCCATTGTTGTAGTAGAAAATGTTGAGCGTAACATCGAAAAAGGCTTATCACCGCTTGAAGCAACCCGCGTTGCCATGACTGAAGTCACCGGACCTATTATTGCGATTGCACTTGTATTGTGTGCGGTATTTATTCCGACTGCGTTTATTACCGGCTTATCAGGTCAATTTTATAAGCAATTTGCGTTGACCATTACTATCTCAACCATTATTTCAGCCTTTAACTCATTAACGTTATCGCCAGCGTTAGCGGCATTATTATTAAAACCGCATGATGCAAAACCAGATGCCTTTACCCGCTTATTGAATAAATTATTCGGTCGTTGGTTGTTTACACCATTTAACCGCGTATTTAACCGTGGTGCTAAAGGATACGAAAAGCTAGTACAAAAACTTATCCGTATGACTGTTGTTGTGATGGTCGCTTACATCGCCTTAGTTGGCGGCACGATTAAGTTATTTGACGCGGTACCTGGTGGCTTTATCCCACAACAAGACAAACAATACTTAGTCGCGATTGCCCAGTTACCTGATGCGGCAAGTCTAGATCGTACTCAAGATGTCTTGGCACAAATGCAACGTATTGCTTTAGATGTGCCGGGTGTAGCGCACACGGTCGCGTTTCCTGGTTTATCGGTGAACGGTTTTACCAATAGTCCTAACAGCGGCATTGTCTTTACGCCACTGGATAGCTTCGATAAACGTAACGATCCAAGCCTATCGGCTCAAGCTATAGCGGCGCAATTAAACCAACGTTTTGCTGCCATTGACGAAGCTTTTGTTGCGGTATTCCCACCACCGCCAATTCAAGGGTTAGGAACTACTGGCGGCTTTAAGCTCCAAATTGAAGACAGAGCTAACAAAGGCTTTGAAGCCTTATTTAATAGCTTGCAAGCCGTTATTGGTAAAGCGCAAAAAGATCCTGCATTAATGGGACTTTACTCAAGCTTTCGTATTCAAGTGCCACAAATGGATATTGATATTGACCGTGAGCAAGCACTTATTCAAGGCATTCCGTTAAATGAAGTATTTGACGCGTTGCAAATTTACTTAGGCTCAGTGTATGTAAACGACTTCAACTTGTTTGGTCGAACTTATCAAGTGAATGCCCAAGCCGATGCTGACTTTAGGTTAGATCCAGAACAGATTCTAAACTTAAAAGTACGTAATCGTGCCGGTAACATGGTGCCATTAGGCTCGGTATTAACGGTAACACCGGCCATTGGCCCCGACCGAGTAATGCATTACAACGGTTACCCAAGTGCAGAACTTAACGGCAGCCCTGCGCCAGGTTTCAGCTCTGACCAAGCACAGCTCGCTATTGAAAAAGTACTCGCTGACACATTACCCGCTGGTATTGAATATGAGTGGACAGAAGTTACGTACCAGCAAGTGCTGGCAGGTAATACTATGGTTTATATATTCCCATTAGTCGTGTTACTGGTATTTATGGTGCTTGCTGCACAGTACGAAAGCTTGCGCTTGCCATTGGCGATTATATTAATCGTGCCCATGACTATTTTCTCCGCGTTATTAGGGGTTTGGTTTGTCGGCTCTGACAACAACATATTTACCCAAATCGCGTTAATCGTGCTGGTGGCCTTAGCCTCGAAAAACGCTATATTAATGGTCGAATTTGCCAAAGATAGGCACGATAACGGTTTGTCGCATTTAGAAGCGATACTCGAGGCTTGTCGTATGCGTTTACGCCCAATTTTAATGACCTCAATTGCCTTTACTGCTGGTGTAGTGCCATTAGTGTTAGCAACCGGTGCCGGTGCAGAAATGCGTCACGCCATGGGTAATGCGGTGTTTTCTGGCATGATTGGTGTCACTGTATTTGGTTTATTGTTTACCCCCGTATTTTATATGCTTGTAACAAGTAAAAAAGCTAAAGTGCAGGAGATATCTCATGACTAA
- a CDS encoding efflux RND transporter periplasmic adaptor subunit, with protein MNKHIFIAAIITISLAVTGCTEEPEKKTASQPLQPIDVAEVLVKPVQNWHVYTSRLESPEEVALMPRVSGVIDRIAFKEGDNVKQGDLLFQLDNRPFAAVVASLEAQILSANAALDQAKSEAKRAIRLTERNAISTEQAQARTSTLHQREAQLAALQAQLTSAQLDLEFTAIRSPINGVISRANITRGNNVLAGQSILTSIVSNHEMYAYFDIDERTWNNSFADVTAASKQQVVMQKIGQQAFTHEGYINFIDNRINASTGTLRVRAIFEGQHSEVNDQLRAGSFARIKLAANAITKQIIIPERAIGTDLKNRFVLTVGENNVLEYKLIEVGERYGKLRAITSGLNKGDIIAVNGPARVGPGMPINPTTVTIDTTDIAFTLSSMDDVSLIAKH; from the coding sequence ATGAACAAACACATTTTTATTGCCGCTATCATCACCATTAGTTTAGCTGTAACAGGCTGTACTGAAGAGCCTGAGAAAAAGACAGCATCGCAGCCATTACAACCTATAGATGTTGCCGAGGTATTAGTTAAACCCGTACAAAACTGGCATGTTTATACTAGCCGTCTAGAGTCTCCTGAAGAAGTAGCGTTAATGCCACGTGTGTCTGGTGTTATTGACCGTATTGCTTTTAAAGAAGGTGATAACGTAAAACAAGGCGATTTATTGTTTCAACTTGATAACCGCCCTTTTGCAGCTGTAGTTGCGAGCCTAGAAGCTCAAATTCTTAGTGCAAATGCAGCATTAGACCAAGCAAAAAGTGAAGCCAAACGTGCCATACGCTTAACAGAACGCAATGCTATATCAACAGAACAAGCACAAGCTCGCACTTCAACTTTACATCAGCGTGAAGCACAATTAGCGGCATTACAAGCTCAGCTAACCTCAGCACAACTTGATTTAGAATTTACGGCTATTCGTTCACCTATAAATGGTGTTATTTCAAGAGCAAATATCACCCGTGGTAATAACGTACTTGCGGGTCAAAGCATACTAACGTCAATCGTTTCTAATCATGAAATGTATGCCTATTTTGATATTGATGAGCGTACTTGGAATAATTCATTTGCTGATGTTACTGCGGCAAGCAAACAGCAAGTTGTTATGCAAAAAATAGGACAACAAGCCTTTACCCATGAAGGTTACATCAACTTCATTGATAACCGTATTAATGCGTCAACAGGTACTTTAAGAGTTCGTGCTATTTTTGAGGGGCAACATAGTGAAGTAAACGACCAATTACGTGCTGGATCATTTGCTCGTATTAAGCTCGCTGCTAACGCGATAACGAAGCAAATTATTATTCCTGAACGTGCCATAGGTACAGACTTGAAAAATCGCTTTGTACTTACGGTCGGTGAAAACAACGTTTTGGAATATAAGCTTATCGAAGTTGGTGAACGTTACGGAAAATTACGTGCGATTACTTCAGGTTTAAATAAAGGCGACATTATCGCTGTCAACGGCCCCGCTCGCGTTGGACCTGGCATGCCAATAAATCCGACGACCGTCACCATTGATACAACCGATATAGCCTTTACTTTGTCTTCAATGGACGATGTAAGCCTTATAGCTAAACACTAA
- a CDS encoding LysR family transcriptional regulator, giving the protein MDTTSRLLMLLDVVELGSFSSAAESRNIDRSVISKQISRLEDDLGVRLLNRTTRSFSLTAAGAEMIKKSRELRELLGHTIRLAENYHQEPRGVLKITSSTIIAKLYLQPVINDFQKRFPQVEVELRLEDRVVDIVAEGFDLAFRVGEPKDSTLIARKLARNRLVILASPEFIDTYGLPNTIDDLALLPAATYTSNALRVTSISYIDKKGDRNEKMIKSVFRANDGEVLLLKALSGTAFVVLPALILGNEVIDGQLVPLLTDIQLSDFSAMYAIYPHRDLPVRTRLFFDAVQEYIGKDTPIWESNIPDFDSLYQG; this is encoded by the coding sequence ATGGATACTACAAGTCGGTTATTAATGTTGTTAGATGTAGTTGAATTAGGATCATTCTCCAGTGCTGCAGAAAGCAGAAACATTGACCGCTCGGTGATTTCAAAGCAAATAAGTCGACTGGAAGATGACTTGGGCGTAAGGCTGCTAAATAGAACAACACGTTCTTTTTCGCTTACGGCTGCTGGCGCCGAAATGATAAAAAAATCTCGTGAATTACGAGAACTGCTTGGGCATACCATCAGGTTAGCTGAAAACTATCATCAAGAACCACGAGGGGTGTTAAAAATCACCTCGTCTACCATCATAGCAAAACTCTATTTACAACCGGTTATTAATGATTTTCAGAAACGTTTTCCTCAGGTTGAAGTCGAATTACGTTTGGAAGACCGTGTTGTTGATATTGTTGCCGAAGGCTTTGATTTGGCTTTTCGTGTGGGAGAACCCAAAGACTCGACCTTAATTGCGCGAAAGCTAGCCCGTAATCGTCTGGTTATTCTTGCATCTCCCGAGTTTATTGATACTTATGGTTTACCTAATACCATTGACGATCTCGCATTACTACCTGCAGCAACTTATACCAGCAATGCTTTGCGAGTTACAAGTATCAGCTATATAGATAAAAAAGGTGATAGAAATGAAAAAATGATAAAAAGCGTATTTCGTGCCAATGATGGTGAGGTACTGTTATTAAAAGCACTTTCAGGTACTGCTTTTGTTGTACTGCCGGCGCTTATCTTAGGTAATGAAGTTATAGATGGGCAACTAGTCCCACTGCTCACGGACATACAGTTATCAGACTTCAGTGCCATGTACGCAATATATCCACATCGAGACTTGCCCGTAAGAACTCGGTTATTTTTTGATGCAGTGCAAGAATATATTGGTAAAGATACGCCCATTTGGGAAAGTAATATTCCAGACTTCGACTCTTTATATCAAGGTTAG
- a CDS encoding acylase, producing the protein MLNYSIKNTIKPISIIGLISVLSACGGGDYTYIGTPEPEIPTPIAPPVVATPVPSFDDDGVLSANIRWTDYGVPHIKADNLESMSYGVGYAFAKDNICVLADQIIKYNSQRAKYYGPDLVPASGDSEHLINDFGFLTLGIRAHAEQNINALSANSQALLSGYAQGYNKYLADTGVANIDAACANMPWVQPISNIDMMTYSLGIALLPGAANFLGPMFLAAPPGESFAPYAQNVAANNYVVNAKPVITMPEKNPSDLGSNGWGLGKDKTENGKGMVLANPHFPHTGNLRFWQFHITIPDHLNVMGGSLTGVPGVVNIGFNENVAWTHTFSSAEHFVVYQLTLNPNDAAQMSQVIDGTNRLITSKEISIDVAVAPGQTIKLSKMTYATHHGPMVVVPGSFEWGPGGNAFAIKDANLGNVDIIDHWLAMNLAGNIAEFKQAFKDYDGVIFNNTMSADSEGNVFYIDDSTVPNLTASAINEMTTNPLLIGAKQAAGFTILPGFLSAFDFERAVPYENAPQYSGTDYVQNSNDSYWLTNINAPITGVSPLYGDVDNQQSLRSRMAHKLLVDAAGSDGLFNPTEVEQALFSNRNYLAENILTELLAICQAQGSTAVTVGAENVDISAGCTALSLWDGTMNKDSSSAHLFREFAFLFDKNPQWLNNFNVENATSTPNGLMNNNTTLEQFAQAILNVESAGLALDATLGSVQFVERSLPDGSASGVKIPWAGAHNIEGGFNVFSTRTGNDGSLIPRHVYPAQNSDSILSAEGSGYHINYGSSWMTVVNFTDEGPVARGLLSYSQSSEYGSDHNLDQSLLYSQQPQLRPLRFTEADIEANKVTEMTISSAPE; encoded by the coding sequence ATTTTGAATTATTCAATAAAAAATACAATAAAGCCTATTTCAATCATAGGGTTAATTTCAGTATTATCCGCATGTGGAGGCGGTGATTATACCTATATAGGAACGCCAGAACCTGAAATTCCTACGCCAATTGCGCCACCAGTAGTCGCTACACCTGTGCCATCATTTGATGATGACGGCGTATTATCGGCAAATATTCGTTGGACAGATTATGGTGTGCCTCATATTAAGGCCGACAATCTAGAAAGTATGTCCTATGGTGTTGGCTATGCTTTCGCTAAAGATAATATTTGTGTGCTAGCCGACCAAATTATCAAATATAATTCACAGCGAGCAAAATATTACGGCCCAGACTTGGTGCCTGCTTCGGGTGATTCTGAGCACTTAATTAATGACTTTGGCTTTCTAACATTAGGCATAAGAGCGCATGCAGAACAAAATATAAATGCACTTTCAGCTAATAGCCAAGCGTTATTATCGGGTTATGCGCAAGGTTATAATAAATACCTAGCCGATACCGGGGTAGCTAATATAGACGCTGCATGTGCCAACATGCCTTGGGTTCAGCCGATCAGCAATATCGATATGATGACATACTCGCTTGGTATCGCTTTGTTGCCAGGGGCTGCAAATTTTCTTGGTCCAATGTTTTTAGCTGCTCCTCCAGGAGAAAGCTTCGCACCTTATGCGCAAAATGTTGCGGCTAATAATTATGTTGTTAATGCCAAGCCTGTTATTACAATGCCTGAAAAAAATCCAAGTGATTTAGGATCAAACGGCTGGGGCTTAGGTAAAGATAAAACAGAAAACGGCAAAGGAATGGTGTTGGCAAACCCACACTTTCCACATACAGGTAATTTACGTTTTTGGCAGTTTCATATTACTATACCTGATCATTTAAATGTGATGGGCGGTTCGCTTACCGGTGTTCCTGGTGTGGTAAATATTGGTTTTAATGAAAATGTTGCTTGGACACATACCTTTTCATCGGCTGAACATTTCGTGGTTTATCAGCTAACATTGAACCCGAACGATGCTGCGCAAATGTCGCAAGTTATAGATGGAACCAATCGTTTAATCACCAGTAAAGAAATTTCCATCGATGTTGCAGTTGCACCTGGCCAAACCATCAAGTTATCGAAAATGACTTATGCTACTCATCATGGTCCTATGGTGGTTGTACCAGGGAGTTTTGAATGGGGCCCCGGTGGTAATGCTTTTGCTATTAAAGATGCTAATTTGGGTAATGTCGATATAATTGATCATTGGTTAGCGATGAATTTAGCCGGTAATATTGCTGAATTTAAACAAGCTTTTAAAGACTACGACGGCGTAATTTTTAACAATACAATGTCGGCCGATAGCGAAGGTAATGTTTTCTATATTGATGATTCAACGGTGCCCAACTTAACCGCTTCAGCAATTAATGAAATGACCACTAACCCTTTACTTATTGGCGCAAAACAAGCCGCTGGCTTTACTATTTTACCGGGTTTTTTATCTGCATTTGATTTTGAGCGTGCTGTTCCTTATGAAAATGCACCACAATATTCAGGTACTGATTATGTACAAAACTCAAATGACAGTTATTGGCTTACCAATATTAATGCACCAATAACCGGCGTTTCTCCTTTATATGGTGACGTAGATAACCAACAGTCATTACGCTCTCGTATGGCACACAAGTTATTAGTGGATGCTGCTGGCAGTGATGGTTTATTTAATCCTACAGAGGTTGAACAAGCCTTATTCAGTAATCGAAATTATCTTGCTGAAAATATACTGACAGAACTATTAGCTATATGCCAAGCGCAAGGTAGCACAGCTGTTACTGTTGGTGCTGAGAATGTCGATATAAGCGCAGGTTGCACAGCTTTGTCGTTATGGGATGGCACTATGAATAAAGATAGTAGTTCAGCGCATTTATTTAGAGAGTTTGCTTTTCTATTCGATAAAAACCCACAATGGCTTAATAACTTCAATGTTGAAAACGCAACAAGCACTCCGAATGGCTTAATGAATAACAACACAACGTTAGAGCAATTTGCACAAGCTATTCTCAATGTTGAATCAGCGGGCTTAGCTTTAGATGCAACATTGGGCTCTGTGCAGTTTGTTGAACGTAGTTTACCTGATGGTAGTGCATCGGGCGTAAAAATACCTTGGGCTGGCGCGCACAATATAGAAGGCGGTTTTAATGTCTTTAGTACGAGAACAGGAAATGATGGCTCATTAATCCCCCGTCATGTTTACCCAGCACAAAATAGCGACTCTATTTTAAGTGCTGAAGGTAGCGGTTATCACATTAATTATGGCAGTAGTTGGATGACAGTAGTCAACTTTACCGATGAAGGCCCAGTAGCTAGGGGTTTATTGAGTTACTCACAGTCATCAGAATACGGCAGCGACCATAACTTAGATCAAAGCTTACTCTATTCACAACAACCGCAACTTAGGCCTTTACGTTTTACTGAAGCGGATATTGAAGCGAATAAAGTGACGGAAATGACGATAAGCTCAGCTCCAGAATAA